In the genome of Syntrophales bacterium, one region contains:
- a CDS encoding YbhB/YbcL family Raf kinase inhibitor-like protein encodes MYLRSTAFKHGDLIPPKYTCDGENISPPLEWGNIPANTKSFVLICDDPDAPKGTWVHWVVYNIPANVRKLEENIPARNVLPVTGAKHGLNSWAKIGYGGPCPPSGTHRYFFKIYALDAVLDLGPGATKNDVLQSMKGKVLSEAILMGRYSRKK; translated from the coding sequence ATGTACCTTAGAAGTACCGCATTTAAACACGGGGATCTCATTCCTCCAAAATACACCTGCGATGGAGAAAACATCTCGCCACCTCTTGAATGGGGAAATATCCCAGCGAACACAAAATCATTTGTTTTAATTTGTGACGATCCCGACGCCCCCAAGGGAACGTGGGTCCATTGGGTTGTATACAACATTCCTGCAAATGTGAGAAAGCTTGAGGAGAATATACCCGCAAGGAATGTGCTCCCTGTCACTGGTGCAAAGCACGGGCTTAATAGCTGGGCAAAAATCGGTTATGGAGGTCCCTGTCCTCCAAGTGGAACACACAGATACTTCTTCAAGATTTATGCTTTAGATGCAGTGCTCGATTTAGGTCCAGGTGCAACAAAGAACGACGTTCTCCAATCGATGAAGGGCAAAGTTTTGTCTGAAGCGATTCTCATGGGCAGGTACAGCCGGAAA
- a CDS encoding type IV toxin-antitoxin system AbiEi family antitoxin domain-containing protein: MKNLPSRIKFNPITREIEIEGSEKFVRTYFDKIQSLITTSAPEVEKVHTKQEITKTKKTAVLKTPVRTSKRARRREPGSEAVVAAIKEQPEGITTKEISQKTGIPERQIRTIVYRAEKKGLIKKLKRGVYIGA; the protein is encoded by the coding sequence ATGAAAAATTTACCCTCGAGGATAAAGTTTAATCCAATAACACGTGAAATTGAAATTGAAGGTTCAGAAAAATTCGTGCGTACCTACTTTGATAAGATCCAATCCCTTATTACCACTTCCGCACCAGAAGTAGAAAAAGTTCATACCAAACAAGAAATAACGAAAACAAAGAAAACAGCCGTTCTTAAAACACCGGTAAGAACATCAAAGCGAGCAAGGAGAAGAGAACCGGGTTCTGAAGCAGTAGTAGCAGCAATTAAAGAACAGCCCGAAGGAATTACTACAAAGGAGATTTCCCAGAAAACGGGGATTCCTGAGAGACAGATAAGAACTATCGTCTACAGAGCAGAGAAAAAAGGCTTGATTAAAAAGCTCAAAAGAGGGGTCTACATAGGCGCCTGA
- a CDS encoding CTP synthase, with protein MKRTKFIFITGGVLSSLGKGLAAASIGALLECRGLRVTNQKLDPYINVDPGTMNPFQHGEVYVTDDGAETDLDLGHYERFTSTRMGRMNNLTAGQVYYSVITKERRGEYLGKTVQVIPHITDEIKDFIKKNAEGFDVAIVEIGGTVGDIESLPFLEAVRQFRNEVGRQNAIFIHLTWVPYIKTAGEVKTKPTQHSVKALREIGIQPDILLCRAENLLPEEIKAKIALFCNVDFDCVFTAKDVNCVYEVPLNFHAEGVDEKIVDLLNIWTGRPHLEAWRRVVRKIMNPSREVSIAVVGKYVNLVDSYKSLNEALVHGGIANDCRVNLKYVDSEKIEKENLDHQLNGADGILVPGGFGERGIEGMIQAIRYAREKKIPFFGICLGMQMAVVEFARNVCGLKEANSSEFNEKTPYPVIDLLPEQRNIKDKGATMRLGAYTCVLAKPSLAIDAYKTDRISERHRHRYEFNNAFKDLLTSKGLKITGTSPDNKLAEIVELPDHPWFLGCQFHPEFKSRPVNPHPLFRKFIEAALNYNRKKKKL; from the coding sequence GTGAAACGCACCAAATTCATTTTTATTACAGGGGGAGTCCTCTCATCTCTTGGTAAAGGCCTTGCGGCAGCATCAATTGGAGCGCTCCTTGAGTGCCGTGGACTAAGGGTAACCAATCAAAAGCTTGACCCTTACATAAACGTTGATCCTGGAACGATGAATCCTTTCCAACACGGCGAAGTCTACGTTACAGATGATGGAGCGGAAACCGACCTCGACCTGGGCCATTATGAGCGATTCACATCTACCAGAATGGGACGCATGAATAATCTCACAGCAGGGCAGGTTTACTACTCCGTTATAACTAAAGAACGGCGGGGAGAATATTTGGGTAAAACCGTTCAGGTCATCCCTCATATCACGGATGAAATAAAAGATTTCATCAAGAAGAATGCTGAAGGTTTCGATGTAGCCATAGTGGAGATTGGAGGCACTGTAGGTGATATTGAGAGTCTACCTTTTCTTGAAGCTGTGAGACAGTTTCGCAATGAAGTCGGCAGGCAAAATGCAATATTCATCCATTTAACATGGGTGCCATACATAAAAACAGCAGGTGAAGTAAAAACCAAACCCACCCAGCACAGTGTAAAGGCACTACGGGAAATCGGTATCCAACCAGATATACTTCTATGCCGTGCTGAAAATCTCCTCCCTGAAGAGATAAAGGCAAAGATTGCGTTATTTTGCAACGTGGATTTTGACTGTGTTTTCACAGCCAAAGATGTCAACTGCGTTTATGAAGTTCCTCTTAATTTCCATGCAGAGGGTGTGGATGAAAAAATTGTTGATCTTCTGAACATCTGGACAGGACGGCCTCATCTTGAGGCTTGGCGAAGGGTTGTGCGTAAGATAATGAATCCTTCAAGGGAGGTTTCGATTGCTGTTGTTGGAAAATATGTTAACCTTGTGGATTCATACAAAAGCCTAAACGAAGCCCTTGTCCACGGAGGCATAGCCAACGACTGCAGGGTAAATTTAAAATACGTTGATTCGGAAAAAATCGAAAAGGAGAATTTAGACCATCAACTGAATGGGGCTGATGGTATTCTCGTTCCTGGTGGTTTCGGCGAGAGAGGAATAGAAGGTATGATTCAGGCTATACGCTATGCTCGTGAGAAAAAAATCCCCTTTTTCGGCATATGCCTCGGTATGCAGATGGCGGTCGTCGAATTTGCCAGAAATGTTTGTGGTCTGAAAGAGGCAAACAGTTCTGAATTCAATGAAAAAACACCTTATCCAGTTATTGATCTCTTACCAGAACAGCGAAATATAAAGGACAAAGGTGCAACCATGCGTCTCGGTGCATACACGTGCGTTCTTGCAAAACCCTCACTTGCAATAGATGCGTATAAAACAGACAGGATCTCAGAACGACACCGTCACCGATATGAATTCAACAATGCTTTTAAAGACCTTCTGACATCCAAAGGGTTGAAAATAACAGGTACTTCCCCCGACAACAAACTTGCAGAAATCGTGGAACTTCCGGATCACCCTTGGTTTCTCGGCTGTCAGTTTCACCCGGAATTTAAATCAAGACCTGTAAACCCCCATCCCCTTTTCCGTAAATTCATCGAAGCGGCACTGAATTACAACCGAAAAAAAAAGAAACTTTGA
- a CDS encoding SIS domain-containing protein, with amino-acid sequence MIYKKIEKVFRFIKSWSIYIGCDPGRVVPPAVILFPLLPGVLSCGIVGILHVKRPLTSNSKVHLEKFSETFKKALCKGFHILLNGTTSVDQYLGGDDILRELEESYQAIKSDVSFESIIRNEEMEKQLKTSLQDLNTFITSEEKNIDNYASGRSTSEMELINSRLSILRDIAWGLEYDVLDNKNKIISLAGAHSINEISSVAFHRYHRLNLLLNSLDRLEVRGRDSAGVEISFSFKDKVQFETIINRLKDKGLWEEFINRSRPGDLLNYSISLSIDFEDGRTNNHPISVSFVYKTWSVVGSLGKNVQELRTLISRDDILKEFANFESENEVSFAHTRWASVGAITEENCHPVNNYTFDKLNGWKYYPHYGYGRWSIEVILNGDIDNYPALRRDLEKDEELINPSVTTDTKIIPLLIEKYLQEGLDLEESFRSAVSAFEGSHAIAMISNIEPGKAFLALRGSGQAIYVGLTPDGYIFASELYGIVELTQKYIKLNGELTPPGKEEPMGQIFVLEQDGEGGIKSIKSFFYDGTPFVLEEKHIEKAEITTRDIDRRGYPHYFLKEIHESSKSVSKTLKGRYRFTRNKIHFNFGEDILPQWIEEKLLKKHIRNIFIIGHGTAAVAGMAVAEGMNRYLKGSGLKIEAKVASELSGFMDYEEMKVSLIIPITQSGTTTDTNRAVALSLQRGAAVVAIVNRRQSDITHKSHGVFYTSDGRDIEMSVASTKAYYSQIAAGHLLGLYFAQLLGTMTDDAIVTEINNLERAPMLMEILFERKDLIRESATKLAKRKRYWAVVGSGPNKIAADEIRIKLSELCYKTISSDIIENKKHIDLSAEPLVLVCAAGTPETVLSDIAKDVAIFKAHKSHVVVFADEGDDRFDEFADYVIPIPKASVPTSIILNTMAGHLWGYYAASSIDEEASFLKEFRNKLEISLLNKGKRPTSFFEKIMDRKFRQFIMDYNREINRRRLDGAFTLATSQTLTDVVLLLKYAMGKIPLEEFWSDFGTEETSPIERLDLSLGQIIDELTRPIDAIRHQAKTVTVGTSRKEYLPSGIIFDLIKQLSFTHRSLTTRNVLDIKRVQPAIRLIRGYTLYSIDNLDIEGNPTETSTIKISKRDGISLQLRSRTETSPHLMGTKRTIVSTKHIYIGKGKQDGFPIVIIPLLGDTNKVSHLLLVHVTFNEELPLHEKIAVLGYKFNDIKNTINEYNLNWRDNYISQISVEDLLCEPAELIATRIKETMDNKQTN; translated from the coding sequence ATGATATACAAAAAAATCGAAAAGGTCTTCCGTTTCATCAAATCCTGGTCCATTTACATAGGCTGTGACCCGGGCAGGGTAGTTCCCCCTGCTGTCATACTGTTCCCACTTTTGCCAGGAGTGCTGTCCTGCGGAATTGTGGGTATTTTGCACGTGAAAAGACCCCTCACCTCTAACAGTAAAGTTCATCTCGAAAAATTCAGCGAGACCTTTAAAAAAGCCTTATGCAAAGGATTCCACATTTTACTAAACGGTACAACTTCCGTTGACCAATATCTCGGCGGTGATGACATCTTAAGGGAGCTGGAAGAGTCATACCAAGCAATTAAATCAGATGTCTCTTTTGAATCAATTATCCGCAATGAAGAGATGGAGAAACAACTGAAAACCAGCCTACAGGATTTGAACACGTTCATAACATCAGAGGAAAAAAATATAGATAACTATGCAAGCGGGCGTTCCACATCAGAGATGGAGTTAATAAACAGTCGACTCTCAATACTCAGGGATATTGCGTGGGGTCTGGAGTACGATGTACTGGATAACAAAAACAAAATAATATCACTGGCAGGCGCACACAGCATAAATGAGATTTCTTCGGTTGCATTTCACAGGTACCACCGATTGAACCTACTGCTCAATAGTCTTGATAGACTGGAGGTAAGAGGCCGTGATTCTGCGGGAGTTGAAATAAGTTTTTCCTTTAAAGACAAGGTTCAATTCGAAACCATAATAAACCGGCTAAAGGATAAAGGCCTCTGGGAAGAATTTATAAACAGAAGCAGGCCCGGTGATCTTCTAAATTACAGTATTTCCCTCTCAATAGATTTTGAGGACGGTAGAACAAACAACCACCCCATCTCAGTATCCTTCGTCTACAAAACTTGGTCGGTTGTTGGATCACTGGGGAAAAACGTTCAGGAACTAAGAACCTTAATATCCCGAGACGACATACTGAAAGAGTTCGCCAATTTTGAGTCAGAAAACGAAGTATCTTTTGCCCATACCAGGTGGGCCTCCGTGGGAGCCATAACCGAGGAAAACTGCCATCCCGTAAATAACTACACTTTTGATAAACTAAATGGCTGGAAGTATTATCCCCACTATGGGTATGGTCGTTGGAGTATCGAAGTAATTCTAAACGGTGATATAGACAATTACCCTGCGCTTAGACGCGACCTCGAAAAAGACGAAGAATTGATCAACCCCAGTGTAACTACAGACACAAAGATAATACCCCTGCTTATTGAAAAATACCTCCAAGAGGGACTGGACCTCGAAGAGTCCTTTAGATCTGCCGTATCTGCTTTTGAAGGATCCCATGCAATTGCCATGATCAGTAATATAGAGCCAGGAAAAGCGTTTCTTGCCCTTAGAGGGAGTGGTCAGGCGATTTACGTTGGTCTCACACCGGACGGTTACATTTTTGCCTCCGAACTGTACGGTATCGTTGAATTAACGCAGAAATACATAAAGCTGAATGGCGAGCTTACACCACCGGGCAAAGAAGAGCCAATGGGACAGATATTCGTCCTTGAACAGGATGGTGAAGGGGGTATCAAATCTATAAAGTCATTTTTCTACGACGGCACTCCTTTTGTACTTGAGGAGAAACACATCGAAAAAGCTGAAATTACAACAAGAGACATTGATAGGCGTGGTTATCCCCACTACTTCCTCAAAGAGATACACGAATCATCTAAATCTGTAAGTAAAACTCTCAAGGGCAGGTACCGATTTACAAGGAATAAAATTCACTTTAACTTTGGCGAAGATATACTCCCCCAGTGGATTGAAGAGAAACTTCTCAAAAAACACATAAGAAACATTTTCATAATAGGTCACGGGACAGCAGCTGTAGCCGGTATGGCTGTAGCAGAGGGAATGAACAGATATCTAAAGGGGTCAGGATTAAAAATTGAGGCAAAAGTAGCCTCTGAATTAAGTGGCTTTATGGATTATGAAGAGATGAAAGTATCTCTCATCATCCCCATAACACAGTCGGGAACAACCACCGATACCAACAGAGCTGTGGCACTTTCACTCCAGAGAGGTGCTGCCGTTGTGGCGATTGTAAATAGAAGACAATCTGACATAACCCACAAATCGCACGGTGTGTTCTACACAAGTGATGGCAGAGATATTGAGATGTCCGTCGCCTCCACCAAAGCGTACTATTCACAGATAGCAGCTGGACACCTTTTAGGTTTATACTTTGCTCAGTTGTTGGGAACCATGACAGACGATGCAATTGTAACAGAAATCAATAACTTAGAACGAGCGCCAATGTTGATGGAGATACTCTTTGAACGTAAAGATCTAATAAGAGAATCCGCCACAAAGCTTGCAAAAAGGAAAAGATACTGGGCAGTTGTAGGTAGTGGCCCAAACAAAATCGCAGCAGATGAAATAAGAATAAAACTAAGCGAGTTATGCTACAAAACCATCTCCTCAGACATAATCGAAAACAAAAAGCACATTGATCTGTCTGCCGAACCACTTGTCCTAGTGTGCGCTGCTGGAACCCCTGAAACGGTACTCTCAGATATTGCAAAAGATGTGGCAATTTTTAAAGCCCACAAATCACACGTGGTTGTATTTGCAGATGAAGGAGACGATCGTTTTGACGAATTCGCCGATTACGTAATACCCATCCCAAAGGCATCTGTTCCTACATCTATCATATTGAACACGATGGCAGGGCATTTATGGGGTTATTATGCAGCCTCAAGCATAGACGAGGAGGCATCCTTCCTTAAAGAGTTTAGGAATAAATTGGAAATATCCCTTTTAAATAAGGGTAAAAGGCCCACCTCGTTCTTTGAAAAAATAATGGATAGGAAATTCCGTCAGTTCATAATGGACTACAATAGAGAAATCAACAGACGGCGTCTTGATGGGGCCTTTACTCTTGCCACTTCCCAAACACTTACCGATGTGGTTCTGCTTCTGAAATATGCAATGGGAAAAATCCCACTGGAAGAATTCTGGAGTGATTTTGGTACAGAAGAAACCTCACCCATTGAGCGCCTTGATCTAAGTTTAGGGCAAATAATTGATGAGCTTACAAGACCCATAGACGCAATACGTCACCAGGCAAAAACGGTAACAGTGGGAACAAGTAGAAAAGAATACCTACCTTCGGGAATAATCTTTGACCTGATTAAGCAACTTTCTTTCACGCACCGCAGTCTTACAACCAGAAATGTACTTGACATAAAGAGAGTGCAACCCGCAATTAGACTTATACGGGGATATACGCTCTACAGCATAGATAATCTAGATATTGAGGGCAATCCTACTGAAACCTCTACTATAAAAATTAGCAAAAGGGATGGGATCTCCCTGCAATTGAGATCCCGTACAGAAACATCACCTCACCTAATGGGAACAAAGAGGACTATCGTTAGTACAAAACACATATACATTGGCAAAGGTAAACAAGATGGGTTTCCCATCGTGATCATACCCTTGTTGGGCGACACAAACAAGGTTAGTCATCTGTTGCTCGTCCATGTCACATTCAACGAAGAACTTCCGCTACATGAGAAGATTGCCGTACTGGGCTACAAATTCAACGATATAAAGAACACGATTAACGAGTACAATTTAAACTGGCGCGATAATTACATCTCTCAGATAAGTGTGGAGGACTTGTTATGCGAACCTGCAGAGCTAATTGCAACCAGAATAAAGGAAACAATGGACAATAAACAGACAAATTAG
- a CDS encoding UDP-N-acetylglucosamine pyrophosphorylase yields MTWSAFDDTALGHPWSRQHIGAMSKEAIEILKRKGVTFLHPDSVYIGAEVVLENFAGEGVVIFPHCRIMGDRTVIGPFVELGREGPVTIENCRVGRGVKLRGGYFRESVFLPGVEIGGCAQVREGCILEEQARCAHSVGLKQTILFPFVTLGSLINFCDCLMAGGTDRENHSEVGSSYIHFNFTPRGDKATPSLIGDVPRGVMLREKPIFLGGQGGIVGPLRIEYGVVVAAGTILRRDVLEQNVKILPVRQPTSQFGKTSRGTYSLERIFAKNVNYIANLFALKFWYRYVREPFFLKSSYDRILFNGALETLEGAIEERKKRLRDFLFLVSKREVGYSESVVSPLDSTDFSAYADKIDKVFSDFHESEEMIVLKEEFLHVFSDHLNKDKMDYVTTIKSIPFSVAQLGTQWLKTVVDGLWHLASKAVPVLNL; encoded by the coding sequence TTGACATGGTCAGCTTTTGATGATACTGCCTTGGGCCATCCATGGTCTAGACAACACATAGGTGCCATGTCGAAGGAAGCCATTGAAATTTTGAAGAGAAAGGGAGTTACTTTTCTGCACCCTGATAGTGTGTACATTGGAGCGGAAGTGGTTCTCGAAAACTTTGCGGGTGAAGGGGTGGTTATTTTCCCCCACTGCCGGATCATGGGAGATAGAACGGTGATTGGGCCATTTGTTGAGTTGGGGAGGGAAGGCCCTGTTACCATAGAGAACTGTCGAGTTGGGAGGGGTGTGAAGCTTAGAGGTGGTTATTTTAGAGAGTCAGTCTTTCTCCCAGGAGTGGAAATAGGGGGTTGTGCTCAGGTTCGAGAGGGTTGTATCCTGGAAGAGCAAGCTCGGTGTGCCCACTCTGTGGGGTTAAAACAGACGATTCTTTTTCCCTTTGTAACACTGGGAAGTCTTATTAACTTCTGTGATTGTCTCATGGCGGGAGGGACAGATAGAGAAAATCACAGTGAAGTGGGAAGTTCTTACATTCACTTCAACTTCACACCGAGGGGAGATAAAGCCACGCCATCACTGATAGGTGATGTTCCCCGAGGTGTAATGTTAAGGGAAAAGCCCATTTTTTTGGGGGGGCAAGGAGGGATAGTTGGTCCGTTGAGGATTGAATATGGGGTAGTTGTGGCGGCGGGAACTATTTTAAGGAGGGACGTACTGGAACAGAACGTTAAAATCCTACCCGTTCGACAACCAACTTCCCAATTTGGGAAGACCTCCAGAGGGACATACTCATTGGAGAGAATATTTGCAAAAAATGTTAATTACATCGCCAATCTTTTCGCTTTGAAGTTCTGGTATCGTTATGTACGGGAGCCTTTTTTCTTAAAAAGTTCGTATGATAGAATTTTATTTAACGGCGCTCTGGAGACATTGGAAGGTGCCATAGAGGAGCGAAAGAAGAGGTTGAGGGATTTTCTATTTCTTGTGAGTAAACGCGAGGTTGGGTATTCAGAAAGTGTAGTTTCCCCTCTTGATTCAACTGATTTTAGTGCGTATGCGGATAAGATTGACAAAGTTTTTTCCGATTTTCACGAAAGCGAAGAGATGATCGTCTTGAAAGAGGAATTCCTCCATGTTTTCTCGGATCATCTAAACAAAGATAAGATGGATTACGTAACAACGATCAAGAGTATACCGTTTTCTGTGGCACAGTTGGGAACGCAATGGTTAAAAACTGTTGTGGATGGTTTGTGGCATCTAGCAAGCAAAGCGGTACCTGTACTCAACCTATAG